A portion of the Bacillus thuringiensis genome contains these proteins:
- the panD gene encoding aspartate 1-decarboxylase has protein sequence MFRTMMRAKLHRATVTEANLNYVGSITIDEDLMDAVNIVENEKVQIVNNNNGARLETYVIKGERGSGVVCLNGAAARLVQPGDKVIIICYGLVTEEEIHKQEPKIAVLDDNNQIIEMLGAEKAGTIL, from the coding sequence ATGTTTCGCACAATGATGAGAGCAAAGTTACATCGTGCAACTGTAACGGAGGCAAATTTAAATTATGTAGGTAGTATTACAATTGATGAAGACTTAATGGATGCAGTAAATATTGTAGAAAACGAAAAAGTCCAAATTGTAAATAATAATAATGGTGCTCGCTTAGAGACTTACGTTATTAAAGGGGAACGCGGTAGTGGTGTTGTTTGTTTAAATGGTGCTGCGGCAAGGCTTGTACAACCAGGGGACAAAGTAATTATTATTTGTTATGGGCTAGTTACGGAAGAAGAGATTCATAAACAAGAACCAAAAATTGCAGTACTAGACGATAATAATCAAATTATTGAAATGTTAGGTGCTGAAAAAGCGGGTACGATATTATAA